A window from bacterium encodes these proteins:
- a CDS encoding endonuclease, which translates to MKPFVITLASLMLASSLAGCGTLSHLQPMSTQSSGVKALQQVPADYYKAAEGQRGQALLRSLANIVSKHKDLGYDRARDVMFSDVDDLNDDDVVECDYTGLSLANVNDRNSAYRGGKGFNAEHTWPQSKGANGAAKADLHHLFPTDCNANSKRSSYPFGEVVQVEWQGGGSKLGTDKKGNRVFEPRDDQKGNTARALFYFYMVYGQRADLSNFKYEEETLKKWHVKDPVTAEDRARNDAVQRHQGNRNPFIDTPEYVEAVGNFLSN; encoded by the coding sequence TTGAAACCATTCGTGATTACCCTCGCTTCTCTCATGCTCGCCTCGTCGCTCGCTGGTTGCGGTACCCTCTCGCACCTGCAGCCGATGTCGACGCAGAGCTCGGGGGTCAAGGCCCTCCAGCAGGTCCCCGCCGATTACTACAAGGCGGCTGAGGGCCAGCGCGGCCAGGCGCTGCTGCGCTCGCTCGCGAACATCGTCTCCAAGCACAAGGACCTGGGCTACGACCGTGCGCGTGACGTCATGTTCTCGGACGTGGACGACCTGAACGACGACGACGTGGTCGAGTGCGACTACACCGGCCTCAGCCTGGCTAACGTCAACGATCGCAACTCCGCGTACCGCGGTGGCAAGGGCTTCAACGCCGAGCACACCTGGCCTCAGAGCAAGGGCGCGAACGGCGCGGCCAAGGCGGACCTCCACCACCTCTTCCCCACCGACTGCAACGCCAACTCCAAGCGCAGCTCGTACCCCTTCGGCGAAGTGGTTCAGGTCGAGTGGCAGGGCGGCGGCAGCAAGCTCGGCACCGACAAGAAGGGCAATCGCGTCTTCGAGCCGCGCGACGACCAGAAGGGCAACACCGCGCGGGCGCTCTTCTACTTCTACATGGTCTACGGCCAGCGGGCCGACCTGTCGAACTTCAAGTACGAAGAAGAGACCCTCAAGAAGTGGCACGTGAAGGACCCCGTCACCGCCGAGGATCGCGCGCGCAACGACGCGGTCCAGCGCCACCAGGGCAACCGCAATCCCTTCATCGACACGCCTGAGTACGTAGAGGCCGTGGGGAACTTCCTCTCCAACTAG